The Tistrella mobilis genome includes a window with the following:
- a CDS encoding chemotaxis protein CheW — protein MSADIVRYAGGGNALARTGDDEVVGAQRQFVTVVIERQTFGIPVLVVQDILGPQKITRVPLAPAEVAGALNLRGRIVTAINVRRRLGLAPRPAEMKGMNVVVEHDGELYSLMVDGVGEVLSLDDARFERNPANLAQHWRDVSLGVYRLNDKLLLVLDVERLFEFG, from the coding sequence ATGAGTGCGGATATCGTCCGCTACGCCGGTGGCGGCAACGCCCTGGCCCGCACCGGTGACGACGAGGTCGTCGGCGCCCAGCGGCAGTTCGTGACGGTGGTGATCGAACGGCAGACCTTTGGCATCCCGGTGCTGGTGGTCCAGGACATCCTGGGCCCCCAGAAGATCACCCGGGTGCCGCTGGCCCCGGCCGAGGTCGCGGGCGCGCTGAACCTGCGCGGCCGCATCGTCACCGCGATCAATGTCCGCCGGCGGCTGGGCCTGGCGCCCCGCCCGGCGGAGATGAAGGGCATGAACGTGGTCGTCGAACACGACGGCGAGCTGTACAGCCTGATGGTCGACGGGGTGGGCGAGGTGCTCTCGCTCGACGACGCCCGGTTCGAACGCAACCCGGCCAATCTCGCGCAGCATTGGCGAGACGTCTCTCTCGGGGTATACCGACTGAACGACAAGCTGCTGCTGGTGCTTGATGTCGAGCGTCTGTTCGAATTCGGCTGA